Proteins encoded by one window of Streptomyces sp. LX-29:
- a CDS encoding FtsX-like permease family protein translates to MLRTALRNVLAHKARLVMTALAVLLGVAFVSGTLVFGDTTANAFRSASAKSLKDVAVAVQAVETSDGEDGERTTVLDAALTSRIRSLPGVSAVRPTVNGEATLAGKDGRPVNADDAWRNLATNYQPGKDGEDNRYPLEQGRGPAGGGELALEAKTAEKAGYKVGDTVRFATDGPALTKKLVGIVSTDDPRITAGGTLTLFDTETAQKLFLAPGRFDEVAVAAEPGTDQGELTAEVQTLLPAQGATATSGADLAAEQSRQITADTAAFTKVLLVFAGIALFVGVFIIANTFTMLIAQRSREIALMRAVGASRRQVVRAVLVEAALLGLGASAAGFALGLGIATALRPLLNAGGAGLPDGPLVISPASLLWSLAVGVVVTVLAAWLPSRKAAKIAPIEALNSVELAPPTRSLVVRNVLGALLTGLGVLVMLYVSTLRTSEESNLMIAMLGSALTLTGMIVLAPLLSRPLITLAGRVTTRFFGVSGKLAKENALRNPRRTAATASALMIGLSLITGLTVTGHSTQRAMDLEATQGLTADYKVSNSSYRGLDASAADRVARVPGVAVAAPVTSASLDAEGAFGMITGTDPEAFGKAAELDFHTGSLRDLGPGRIAVSAEFAERAGLRAGDTLDAGVGSGQPGRKLKVVGVYAESRAAQDALGVLTDVLPYSGDKKLDDVLVKAEPGKAPGLAEEIRDALGNSPLLKVQTQEQIIEAESGAITVVLNMMYGLLGMAVVIAVLGVVNTLAMSVFERTREIGMLRAIGLDRSGIKQMVRLESVVISLFGAVLGIGTGVFLAWAGGALTASSFATYETVPPWDRLGIFLALALLIGVLAAIWPARRAARLNMLQSIQAQ, encoded by the coding sequence ATGCTGCGTACAGCCCTGCGCAACGTCCTTGCGCACAAAGCCCGACTGGTCATGACCGCGCTCGCGGTGCTGCTCGGCGTCGCCTTCGTCTCCGGCACGCTCGTCTTCGGCGACACCACCGCCAACGCCTTCCGCAGCGCCTCCGCCAAGAGCCTCAAGGACGTCGCCGTCGCCGTCCAGGCGGTTGAGACCAGCGACGGTGAGGACGGCGAGCGGACCACCGTGCTGGATGCCGCGCTCACGAGCAGGATCCGTTCCCTGCCCGGCGTCAGCGCGGTGCGCCCCACCGTCAACGGCGAGGCCACCCTGGCCGGCAAGGACGGCCGCCCGGTCAACGCCGACGACGCCTGGCGAAACCTCGCCACCAACTACCAGCCCGGCAAGGACGGCGAGGACAACCGCTACCCGCTCGAGCAGGGTCGCGGCCCCGCCGGGGGAGGCGAGCTGGCCCTGGAGGCGAAGACCGCCGAGAAGGCCGGATACAAGGTCGGCGACACCGTCCGCTTCGCCACCGACGGGCCCGCGCTGACCAAGAAGCTGGTCGGCATCGTCTCCACCGACGACCCGCGCATCACCGCGGGCGGCACGCTGACCCTGTTCGACACCGAGACCGCGCAGAAGCTGTTCCTCGCCCCGGGCCGTTTCGACGAGGTCGCGGTCGCGGCCGAGCCCGGCACCGACCAGGGCGAGCTGACCGCCGAGGTGCAGACGCTGCTGCCCGCCCAGGGCGCCACGGCCACCAGCGGCGCCGACCTGGCAGCCGAGCAGTCCCGCCAGATCACCGCGGACACCGCGGCGTTCACCAAGGTGCTGCTGGTCTTCGCCGGCATCGCGCTGTTCGTCGGCGTGTTCATCATCGCCAACACCTTCACCATGCTGATCGCCCAGCGCAGCCGCGAGATCGCGCTGATGCGGGCCGTGGGCGCCTCGCGCCGCCAGGTCGTGCGCGCCGTCCTCGTCGAGGCCGCACTGCTCGGCCTCGGCGCCTCCGCCGCGGGCTTCGCGCTCGGTCTCGGCATCGCCACCGCCCTGCGCCCGCTGCTCAACGCCGGTGGCGCCGGGCTCCCGGACGGCCCGCTGGTCATCTCGCCCGCGTCCCTGCTGTGGTCGCTCGCGGTCGGCGTCGTCGTCACCGTCCTGGCCGCCTGGCTGCCGTCCCGCAAGGCCGCGAAGATCGCCCCCATCGAGGCCCTGAACAGCGTCGAGCTGGCACCGCCGACCCGCTCCCTGGTGGTCCGCAACGTGCTCGGCGCGCTCCTCACCGGGCTCGGCGTGCTGGTCATGCTGTACGTCTCCACGCTCAGGACCAGCGAGGAGTCGAACCTGATGATCGCGATGCTCGGCTCCGCGCTGACCCTGACCGGCATGATCGTGCTGGCCCCGCTGCTCTCCCGGCCGCTGATCACCCTGGCCGGACGGGTCACCACCCGCTTCTTCGGCGTCAGCGGCAAGCTGGCCAAGGAGAACGCGCTGCGCAACCCGCGCCGTACCGCCGCCACCGCGTCGGCGCTGATGATCGGCCTCTCTCTGATCACCGGTCTGACCGTCACCGGGCACTCCACCCAGCGGGCCATGGACCTGGAGGCGACCCAGGGTCTGACGGCCGATTACAAGGTCTCCAACAGCTCGTACCGGGGCCTGGACGCGAGCGCGGCGGACCGGGTCGCGCGGGTGCCGGGGGTCGCCGTCGCCGCGCCCGTCACCTCGGCGAGCCTCGACGCCGAGGGCGCGTTCGGCATGATCACGGGAACGGACCCGGAGGCGTTCGGCAAGGCCGCGGAGCTGGACTTCCACACCGGCTCGCTGCGCGACCTCGGCCCGGGCAGGATCGCGGTGTCCGCCGAATTCGCCGAGCGGGCCGGGCTCCGGGCGGGCGACACGCTCGACGCCGGCGTGGGCTCCGGCCAGCCCGGGAGGAAGCTGAAGGTCGTCGGCGTCTACGCCGAGAGCCGTGCCGCGCAGGACGCGCTGGGCGTCCTGACCGACGTGCTGCCGTACTCCGGCGACAAGAAGCTGGACGACGTGCTGGTCAAGGCCGAGCCCGGCAAGGCCCCCGGGCTGGCGGAGGAGATCCGCGACGCCCTCGGCAACAGCCCGCTGCTGAAGGTCCAGACCCAGGAGCAGATCATCGAGGCCGAGAGCGGGGCGATCACCGTGGTGCTGAACATGATGTACGGGCTGCTCGGCATGGCCGTCGTCATCGCGGTGCTCGGGGTCGTCAACACCCTGGCCATGTCGGTCTTCGAGCGCACCCGGGAGATCGGGATGCTGCGGGCCATCGGGCTCGACCGGTCCGGGATCAAGCAGATGGTGCGGCTGGAGTCGGTGGTGATCTCGCTGTTCGGCGCGGTGCTCGGGATCGGCACGGGCGTCTTCCTGGCCTGGGCCGGAGGCGCCCTCACGGCGTCCTCGTTCGCCACGTACGAGACGGTGCCCCCGTGGGACAGGCTCGGGATCTTCCTCGCGCTGGCCCTGCTGATCGGCGTCCTGGCGGCCATCTGGCCGGCCCGCAGGGCCGCCCGGTTGAACATGCTCCAGTCCATCCAGGCCCAGTAG
- a CDS encoding response regulator transcription factor, with amino-acid sequence MTDRTDSAGAAIRVLLADDEEMIRHGVRLILRHAEGVEVVGEAVNGAEAVRLAAEHRPDVVLLDIRMPVLDGLAAVEPLTALTPKPHVVMLTTFGEEENVLRALQSGATGFLLKDEGPQELISAVRAAAAGDAVLSPGVTGTVIRRMLRGGAHPGTAPPDQRLARLTDRERQVLAMLGEGLSNLDIAKRLAIGVGTVKTHVRSILEKTGSDSRVQAALLAHQAGLMG; translated from the coding sequence ATGACTGACCGGACCGACTCGGCGGGCGCCGCGATCCGGGTGCTGCTCGCCGACGACGAGGAGATGATCCGGCACGGCGTCCGGCTGATCCTCCGGCACGCCGAGGGCGTCGAGGTGGTGGGCGAAGCCGTCAACGGCGCCGAGGCCGTCCGGCTCGCCGCCGAGCACCGACCCGACGTGGTGCTCCTCGACATCCGGATGCCCGTGCTGGACGGGCTCGCCGCCGTCGAGCCGCTGACCGCCCTCACCCCCAAACCCCACGTCGTCATGCTCACCACCTTCGGCGAGGAGGAGAACGTCCTCCGCGCACTGCAGTCCGGTGCCACCGGCTTCCTGCTCAAGGACGAGGGGCCGCAGGAGCTGATCAGCGCGGTACGGGCCGCGGCCGCGGGGGACGCGGTCCTCTCCCCCGGAGTCACCGGAACCGTCATCCGGCGGATGCTGCGCGGCGGCGCCCACCCCGGGACCGCCCCGCCGGACCAGCGGCTGGCCAGGCTGACGGACCGGGAGCGCCAAGTGCTGGCCATGCTCGGAGAGGGGCTGTCCAACCTCGACATCGCCAAGCGGCTCGCCATCGGCGTGGGGACGGTCAAGACGCACGTCCGGTCGATCCTGGAGAAGACGGGGTCGGACAGCCGGGTTCAGGCGGCGCTGCTGGCGCACCAGGCGGGCCTGATGGGTTAG
- a CDS encoding cold-shock protein has protein sequence MATGTVKWFNAEKGFGFIEQDGGGPDVFAHYSNIATQGFRELLEGQKVSFDIAQGQKGPTAENIVPA, from the coding sequence ATGGCTACTGGCACCGTGAAGTGGTTCAACGCGGAAAAGGGCTTCGGCTTCATCGAGCAGGACGGCGGTGGCCCCGACGTCTTCGCCCACTACTCGAACATCGCCACCCAGGGCTTCCGCGAGCTGCTGGAAGGCCAGAAGGTGTCGTTCGACATCGCGCAGGGCCAGAAGGGCCCGACGGCAGAGAACATCGTTCCCGCCTGA
- a CDS encoding SCO5918 family protein — protein MRCVIARYPFELTKSGVLASMKGVRPELVTGESVTIGRRRYPVEQVGQVITRQDRRDFTSGEVVRAMTRLGFTCHDRLETAPMGVLTSPRTTSAPLGDAASLEVW, from the coding sequence ATGCGCTGTGTGATCGCCCGGTATCCGTTCGAGCTGACCAAGAGCGGGGTGCTGGCCTCGATGAAGGGCGTCAGGCCTGAGCTCGTCACGGGTGAGTCCGTGACCATCGGCCGCCGCCGCTACCCGGTCGAGCAAGTGGGCCAGGTCATCACCCGACAGGACCGCCGCGACTTCACCAGCGGCGAAGTCGTCCGGGCCATGACCCGCCTCGGCTTCACCTGCCACGACCGACTCGAGACCGCGCCGATGGGTGTCCTCACGTCGCCTCGAACCACATCGGCGCCTCTCGGGGACGCCGCTTCCCTAGAGGTGTGGTGA
- a CDS encoding MerR family transcriptional regulator, whose protein sequence is MAADTPLSDRLDDDDYPAYTMGRAAEMLGTTPAFLRAIGEARLITPLRSEGGHRRYSRYQLRIAARARELVDRGTPIEAACRIVILEDQLEEAQRINAEYRRAAKEASDSSRPGSS, encoded by the coding sequence ATGGCAGCAGACACTCCACTCAGCGATCGTCTGGACGACGACGACTACCCGGCATACACCATGGGCCGGGCCGCCGAAATGCTCGGCACGACCCCCGCCTTCCTCCGAGCCATCGGTGAGGCCCGTCTGATCACTCCGCTGCGCTCGGAAGGCGGACATCGCCGGTACTCCCGCTACCAACTGCGGATCGCCGCTCGCGCCCGCGAGCTCGTCGACAGGGGAACCCCGATCGAGGCTGCTTGCCGCATCGTCATCCTGGAGGACCAGCTTGAGGAAGCTCAGCGCATCAACGCCGAGTACCGCCGTGCCGCGAAGGAAGCGTCCGACAGCTCCCGTCCCGGTTCGAGCTGA
- a CDS encoding CBS domain-containing protein — MTPTQTQHKVVAPSPNAVVDGRDASGPRVCDDMTVEVALSLMAGARVDHLVLCDGDDQSTGLITLARLAVLRDSPTYTDRVRLRDVLPGPSTSSGQSVLFLLCEASCAV; from the coding sequence ATGACGCCGACTCAGACGCAGCACAAGGTAGTGGCTCCCTCCCCCAACGCCGTGGTCGACGGCAGGGACGCGTCCGGACCTCGGGTCTGTGACGACATGACGGTCGAGGTGGCTCTGTCCCTCATGGCCGGTGCCCGTGTCGATCACCTCGTCCTCTGCGACGGGGACGACCAGAGCACCGGCCTGATCACCCTGGCACGGCTCGCCGTTCTCCGCGACAGCCCCACCTACACGGACCGCGTCCGTCTACGGGACGTCCTCCCCGGACCGTCCACCTCGTCCGGTCAGTCCGTTCTCTTTCTTCTCTGTGAGGCGTCATGCGCTGTGTGA
- a CDS encoding IS5 family transposase, translated as MSERKPYPSDLSDEQWSLIEPVITAWKDRHRSVSGHQGAYDMREIVNAILYQGRTGCQWAYLPHDLPPKSATYYYFAAWRDDGTDQVIHELLRCQVRERARRLEDPTLVVLDTQSVHVAAGVPASTSGHDPAKRVPGRKRGLAVDVLGLVIAVVVLAANTHDNAAGIVLLDQVAEHAGGSVRKALVDQGFKNQVVEHGAGLGIDVEIVARNPQDKGFVPQPKRWRVEQTYGILILHRRLVRDYEHRPSSSASRVYWAMTHVMTRRLTGANAPTWRTAQAVAA; from the coding sequence GTGAGTGAACGCAAGCCGTATCCGAGTGACTTATCGGACGAGCAGTGGTCGTTGATCGAGCCGGTGATCACCGCGTGGAAGGACCGGCACCGTTCGGTCAGCGGCCACCAGGGTGCCTACGACATGCGGGAGATCGTGAACGCGATCCTTTACCAGGGGCGGACCGGCTGCCAGTGGGCCTATCTCCCGCACGACCTGCCGCCCAAGAGCGCGACCTACTACTACTTCGCCGCCTGGCGGGACGACGGGACCGACCAGGTCATCCATGAACTCCTGCGCTGCCAGGTCCGTGAACGCGCCCGACGATTAGAGGACCCGACCCTGGTGGTCCTGGACACCCAGAGTGTCCACGTGGCCGCCGGGGTCCCCGCCTCCACGAGCGGCCACGATCCGGCCAAGCGGGTGCCCGGCCGCAAGCGGGGTCTTGCCGTGGACGTCCTCGGCCTGGTCATCGCGGTCGTCGTCCTCGCCGCGAACACCCACGACAACGCCGCGGGCATCGTCCTGCTGGACCAGGTCGCCGAGCACGCCGGCGGAAGCGTCCGCAAAGCCCTGGTCGACCAGGGCTTCAAGAACCAGGTCGTCGAACACGGCGCCGGCCTGGGCATCGACGTCGAGATCGTCGCACGCAACCCGCAGGACAAGGGGTTCGTGCCGCAGCCGAAGCGGTGGAGGGTCGAGCAGACCTACGGGATCCTGATACTGCACCGGCGCCTGGTCCGCGACTACGAGCACCGCCCCTCCTCCTCCGCCTCCCGCGTCTACTGGGCGATGACCCACGTCATGACCCGACGCCTCACCGGCGCGAACGCCCCCACCTGGCGCACGGCGCAGGCGGTGGCAGCGTGA
- a CDS encoding ABC transporter ATP-binding protein, whose product MSQAATSPTAPQAQAPAGAAASATGLTKVYGEGETRVMALDSVCVEFGRGRFTAIMGPSGSGKSTLMHCMAGLDTISGGSARIGDTELSRLTDRQLTTLRRDKIGFIFQAFNLLPTLNALENITLPMDIAGRKPDQQWLDLVIQTVGLAGRLRHRPSQLSGGQQQRVAVARALAGRPEIIFADEPTGNLDSRSGAEVLGFLRKSVRELGQTVVMVTHDPVAASYADRVVFLADGHITDELPAPTPEAVLDRMRRFDTQGRTS is encoded by the coding sequence ATGTCGCAGGCAGCCACCAGTCCCACCGCCCCCCAGGCCCAGGCCCCCGCCGGAGCCGCCGCATCCGCCACCGGACTGACCAAGGTCTACGGCGAGGGCGAGACCCGCGTCATGGCGCTGGACTCGGTCTGCGTGGAGTTCGGGCGCGGCCGGTTCACCGCGATCATGGGCCCGTCCGGCTCCGGCAAGTCGACCCTGATGCACTGCATGGCGGGGCTCGACACGATCTCCGGCGGGTCCGCACGGATCGGGGACACCGAACTCTCCCGCCTGACAGACCGGCAACTCACCACGCTCCGCCGCGACAAGATCGGCTTCATCTTCCAGGCGTTCAACCTGCTGCCCACGCTGAACGCCCTCGAGAACATCACGCTGCCGATGGACATCGCGGGCCGCAAGCCCGACCAGCAGTGGCTGGACCTGGTCATCCAGACCGTCGGCCTGGCCGGGCGGCTGCGGCACCGCCCCTCTCAGCTCTCCGGCGGCCAGCAGCAGCGGGTCGCCGTGGCCCGCGCGCTGGCCGGCCGGCCGGAGATCATCTTCGCGGACGAGCCGACGGGCAACCTCGACTCCCGATCCGGGGCCGAGGTCCTCGGCTTCCTCCGGAAGTCCGTGCGGGAGTTGGGGCAGACCGTCGTGATGGTCACCCACGACCCGGTGGCCGCCTCCTACGCCGACCGCGTCGTCTTCCTCGCCGACGGACACATCACCGACGAGTTGCCCGCCCCCACCCCCGAAGCCGTGCTCGACCGCATGCGGCGCTTCGACACCCAAGGCCGGACGAGCTGA
- a CDS encoding M6 family metalloprotease domain-containing protein — protein MRSPLASWRPRVAVPVLVLFAALVALLSLVVAPADTAQGSNGSTSVCALQGTTGYTDEGQQTGYDRFQKPEGTKRVGVIYVDFPDAVGTTTPLDRYYHQISGAADWMWKASNGKVWLDMRAPYGNWVRMPKKSTDYNWARGFSWDTHRVYVKDALAGAADAGVNLADYDMFYIVPTSTAAAITHTPTWVQDPANPTWVWNKATNAWVAIKWAVTFGQDMWHWGYKVADHETGHTFGLPDLYAFNGEQHQYVGGWDLMGKVSGPAPQFLGWHTWKLGWINDSQVSCLSTSGTYATKLNGVEYGGNGYKLAVIKTSATTAYVAESRKAANNDSRACATGVLIYKIDTSVASGDGPVRVVTNPKAAAPAGNCTTLDMQTWKPGQTFQDDTARIRIHVNSSGAYDDTVWTYKW, from the coding sequence ATGAGATCCCCACTCGCGTCGTGGCGCCCGCGCGTCGCGGTGCCCGTCCTTGTCCTGTTCGCAGCCCTGGTCGCCTTGCTCTCCCTGGTCGTCGCCCCCGCCGACACCGCCCAGGGGTCCAACGGAAGCACCTCGGTTTGCGCGCTCCAGGGAACGACCGGCTACACCGACGAGGGCCAACAAACCGGCTACGACCGCTTCCAGAAGCCGGAGGGAACCAAGCGCGTAGGCGTGATCTACGTGGACTTCCCCGACGCCGTCGGGACCACCACGCCCCTCGATCGCTACTACCACCAGATATCCGGCGCCGCCGACTGGATGTGGAAGGCGTCCAACGGCAAGGTCTGGCTGGACATGCGAGCCCCGTACGGCAACTGGGTGCGCATGCCGAAGAAATCCACCGACTACAACTGGGCGCGCGGGTTCTCCTGGGACACGCACCGTGTCTATGTGAAGGACGCGCTCGCCGGTGCCGCCGACGCAGGCGTCAACCTCGCCGACTACGACATGTTCTACATCGTGCCGACCAGTACCGCGGCCGCGATCACGCACACCCCCACCTGGGTCCAGGACCCCGCCAACCCGACCTGGGTCTGGAACAAGGCGACGAACGCCTGGGTGGCGATCAAGTGGGCGGTGACCTTCGGTCAGGACATGTGGCACTGGGGCTACAAGGTCGCCGACCACGAGACCGGACACACCTTCGGCCTGCCCGACCTCTACGCCTTCAACGGCGAACAGCACCAGTACGTCGGCGGGTGGGACCTCATGGGCAAGGTGAGCGGCCCGGCCCCGCAGTTCCTCGGCTGGCACACGTGGAAGCTCGGATGGATCAACGACAGCCAGGTCTCCTGCCTGTCCACGTCGGGCACGTACGCCACCAAGCTGAACGGAGTGGAGTACGGGGGCAACGGCTACAAGCTGGCGGTGATCAAGACCAGCGCCACCACGGCCTACGTCGCCGAGTCCCGCAAGGCCGCCAACAACGACTCCAGAGCCTGCGCCACCGGCGTACTGATCTACAAGATCGACACCTCGGTCGCCAGCGGCGACGGACCGGTCCGCGTGGTGACCAACCCCAAGGCCGCCGCACCCGCCGGGAACTGCACCACGCTGGACATGCAGACCTGGAAACCCGGCCAGACGTTCCAGGACGACACCGCCCGCATCCGGATCCATGTGAACAGCTCCGGCGCGTACGACGACACGGTCTGGACCTACAAGTGGTGA
- a CDS encoding histidine kinase: MSASAPPAFPPCPAARGPFAGHGEQGRRLWRAVGEAVLAGLLVLLTYQGESSMSGRLLDGGSGAALALGGIALVLVRRRFPAGSVLGLAALMGVMPPVALLTAVAAYTAARQTEAPRRRVALLLSGAALTMLTAFAFGPDTGLGSRAFGLALGAVLAATTVIVPGLVGTTAGQQDRLLRALRERAAAAEEARRLADSESRMHERSRIAAEMHDLVGHRLSLISLHAGGLEMALHKEAPELREEAALVRGATRDAMQELREALGVLGPLGRDTGTDALTDATGTRADIEALVAESRGGGIPVDFSWEGADLEARPSRVRRAVHRVVRESLTNVHRYAAGAHVAVAVTHTDQRVEIRVRNGVPPAPPTAATGLGSGRGLTGLRERVALLGGGFEAGPTPGGGFAVAADIPADAGAGAETAHVQPYEKGPGATAGGPGPGLSRVQRRLASAVAGLLGLAGIGVMMLFGLVMVDEAWRPEYQPPPTPRVGMDKEQVEEALAFDDDVVRAAAAGREPPRPKSATECIYPYGAGETKGRRLEVVRYCFRSDRLIEINRFLVPMATEPPRGSRRTHD; the protein is encoded by the coding sequence ATGTCTGCGAGCGCCCCACCAGCCTTCCCACCGTGCCCGGCCGCCCGAGGCCCCTTCGCCGGGCACGGCGAACAGGGGCGGCGGCTGTGGCGGGCGGTGGGTGAGGCGGTCCTCGCCGGGCTGCTGGTGCTGCTCACGTACCAGGGCGAGTCATCCATGTCCGGCAGGCTCCTCGACGGTGGGAGCGGAGCGGCCCTGGCGCTCGGCGGGATCGCCCTGGTGCTGGTGCGGCGGCGGTTCCCGGCGGGAAGCGTCCTCGGACTGGCCGCGCTGATGGGGGTCATGCCCCCCGTGGCGCTCCTCACCGCGGTGGCCGCCTACACCGCGGCCCGGCAGACGGAGGCGCCGCGGAGGCGGGTCGCGCTGCTGCTCTCGGGGGCCGCGCTGACGATGCTGACCGCATTCGCGTTCGGTCCCGATACGGGGCTGGGCAGCAGGGCGTTCGGGCTGGCGCTCGGTGCCGTGCTCGCCGCCACCACGGTGATCGTCCCGGGGCTGGTCGGCACCACGGCGGGACAGCAGGACCGGCTGCTGCGGGCGCTGCGGGAGCGCGCCGCGGCCGCCGAGGAGGCGCGTCGGCTCGCGGACAGCGAGTCGCGCATGCACGAGCGGTCGCGGATCGCCGCGGAGATGCACGATCTGGTCGGGCACCGGCTGAGTCTGATCTCGCTGCACGCGGGCGGCCTGGAGATGGCGCTGCACAAGGAGGCGCCCGAGCTGCGGGAGGAGGCGGCGCTGGTGCGCGGCGCCACCCGTGACGCGATGCAGGAGCTACGGGAGGCGCTGGGGGTCCTCGGCCCGCTGGGACGGGACACCGGCACCGACGCGCTGACCGACGCTACGGGCACCCGCGCGGACATCGAGGCGCTGGTGGCGGAGTCGCGCGGCGGCGGCATCCCCGTCGACTTCTCCTGGGAGGGTGCCGATCTCGAAGCGCGGCCGAGCCGGGTGCGGCGGGCGGTGCACCGCGTGGTGCGCGAGTCGCTCACCAACGTGCACCGGTACGCGGCCGGGGCCCATGTGGCCGTCGCCGTCACCCACACCGACCAGCGGGTGGAGATCCGGGTGCGCAACGGCGTGCCGCCCGCGCCGCCCACCGCTGCCACGGGGCTCGGCTCCGGGCGCGGGCTGACCGGCCTCCGGGAACGGGTGGCGCTGCTCGGCGGCGGCTTCGAGGCGGGCCCGACGCCGGGCGGTGGGTTCGCCGTGGCGGCCGACATCCCCGCCGACGCCGGGGCCGGCGCGGAGACCGCACACGTACAGCCGTACGAGAAGGGGCCGGGGGCCACCGCCGGCGGGCCCGGTCCGGGGCTCTCCCGCGTCCAGCGGCGCCTGGCGAGCGCGGTCGCCGGGCTGCTCGGGTTGGCCGGGATCGGTGTGATGATGCTGTTCGGGCTGGTGATGGTGGACGAGGCGTGGCGGCCTGAGTACCAGCCGCCCCCGACGCCCCGGGTCGGCATGGACAAGGAACAGGTGGAGGAGGCCCTGGCCTTCGACGACGACGTGGTGCGCGCGGCCGCCGCCGGGCGCGAGCCGCCGCGGCCGAAGTCCGCGACGGAGTGCATCTACCCGTACGGGGCCGGCGAGACCAAGGGCCGGCGGCTCGAAGTCGTCCGCTACTGCTTCCGGTCCGACCGCTTGATCGAGATCAACCGTTTTCTGGTGCCCATGGCGACCGAACCGCCCCGTGGAAGCAGGAGGACACATGACTGA
- a CDS encoding DEAD/DEAH box helicase has product MKRARTTHTDDRFGGGAGTHRSGGPRHLKGYGNRQPGRAVRGEFAPPKTITPALPAVGSFADLAMPARLLATLGREGVTAPFPIQAATLPNSLAGRDVLGRGRTGSGKTLAFGLAVLARTAGRRAEPRQPLALVLVPTRELAQQVTDALTPYARSVGLRLATVVGGMSIGRQAGALRAGVEVVVATPGRLKDLIDRGDCRLDDVGSTVLDEADQMADMGFMPQVTALLDQVRPDGQRMLFSATLDRNVDLLVRRYLTDPVVHSVDPSAGAVTTMEHHVLHVHDADKHRTTTEIAARDGRVIMFLDTKHAVDRLTKHLLSNGVRAAALHGGKSQPQRTRTLAQFKSGHVRVLVATNVAARGIHVDNLDLVVNVDPPSDHKDYLHRGGRTARAGEYGSVVTLVTPDQRRGMSRLMASAGITPRVAQVRSGEAELSRITGAQAPSGVPVVITAPE; this is encoded by the coding sequence ATGAAGCGTGCCCGCACAACTCACACGGATGACCGCTTCGGAGGAGGCGCCGGTACCCACCGCTCCGGTGGTCCGCGCCATTTAAAGGGCTACGGAAATCGACAGCCCGGACGGGCCGTACGGGGCGAGTTCGCGCCGCCGAAGACGATCACGCCCGCGCTGCCCGCCGTCGGGTCGTTCGCCGATCTCGCCATGCCTGCGCGGCTGTTGGCCACGCTCGGCCGCGAAGGCGTGACCGCACCCTTCCCGATCCAGGCGGCGACCCTGCCGAACTCCCTGGCCGGTCGTGACGTACTCGGCCGTGGCCGCACCGGCTCGGGCAAGACCCTCGCTTTCGGCCTCGCCGTACTGGCCCGTACAGCGGGGCGGCGTGCCGAGCCACGGCAGCCGCTCGCCCTCGTCCTCGTCCCCACCCGCGAGCTCGCCCAGCAGGTCACCGACGCGCTCACTCCGTACGCCCGCTCCGTGGGCCTGCGGCTGGCCACCGTCGTCGGCGGGATGTCCATCGGCAGGCAGGCCGGTGCGCTGCGCGCCGGGGTCGAGGTGGTCGTCGCGACGCCCGGGCGGCTCAAGGACCTCATCGACCGGGGCGACTGCCGACTGGACGATGTCGGCAGTACGGTGCTCGACGAGGCCGACCAAATGGCCGACATGGGCTTCATGCCCCAGGTCACCGCCCTGCTCGACCAGGTGCGTCCCGACGGGCAGCGGATGCTCTTCTCGGCCACTCTGGACCGCAACGTCGACCTGCTGGTCCGCCGCTACCTGACGGACCCGGTGGTCCACTCCGTCGACCCGTCGGCGGGCGCGGTCACCACGATGGAGCACCACGTACTCCACGTGCACGACGCGGACAAGCATCGGACGACCACCGAGATCGCGGCGCGAGACGGTCGAGTGATCATGTTCCTCGATACCAAGCACGCGGTGGACCGGCTGACCAAGCACCTGCTGAGCAACGGTGTCCGCGCCGCAGCCCTGCACGGTGGCAAGTCCCAGCCGCAGCGCACGCGGACCCTGGCCCAGTTCAAGAGCGGGCATGTGAGGGTACTGGTGGCGACCAACGTCGCGGCGCGCGGGATCCACGTCGACAACCTCGATCTGGTCGTCAATGTAGATCCGCCCAGTGACCACAAGGACTACCTGCACCGCGGCGGCCGTACGGCCCGCGCCGGCGAGTACGGCAGCGTCGTCACCCTGGTGACCCCTGACCAGCGGCGCGGTATGAGCCGACTGATGGCTTCGGCAGGCATCACCCCCCGAGTCGCCCAGGTGCGTTCGGGCGAGGCGGAGCTGAGCCGCATCACAGGCGCCCAGGCTCCTTCCGGTGTCCCGGTCGTCATCACCGCGCCGGAATGA